A stretch of the Thalassotalea euphylliae genome encodes the following:
- the putP gene encoding sodium/proline symporter PutP: MTIALPTLVTFVGYLLATLTIGFIAYRATDTLSDYILGGRQLGPAVTALSVGASDMSGWLLLGLPGAIYLSGASEVWIGVGLVIGAFLNWLIVAPRLRQFTANANDSLTLPEFFENRFNDKSHILRFISAITILLFFTFYVSSGLVGGAILFEKVFGLEYTHALIIGALVIVTYTFLGGFLAVSWTDFFQGCLMLIALIFLPIAAISTLGGLEQTATSLEAINPDYDNLFKNFTWLGFISLMAWGLGYFGQPHILSRFMAIRSTRDIPTSRNIAMIWMVISLIGALAVGLVGLAYFAEQPLTNPETVFLQLASAILNPWVAGLLIAAILSAIMSTIDSQLLVCSSVIVEDFYKHIGKRNASERELVWLSRLSLAAIAIVSTLIATNPESSVLDLVSYAWAGFGAAFGPTVILALFWPKFNKFGAIAAIVSGAITVVAWKQASGGIFDLYEIVPGFIIAFVAGYLVSRFVDASNTEPEQIFNRLQQTDELG, translated from the coding sequence ATGACCATTGCCCTTCCAACGTTAGTCACTTTTGTTGGCTATTTACTCGCAACACTAACTATTGGCTTTATCGCCTACCGCGCTACTGATACGTTAAGCGACTATATCTTAGGCGGCAGACAACTTGGTCCAGCCGTAACTGCACTTAGCGTTGGCGCATCAGACATGAGTGGCTGGCTGCTACTTGGCTTACCTGGCGCTATTTACCTATCTGGTGCCAGTGAAGTCTGGATTGGTGTTGGTTTGGTTATCGGCGCTTTTCTAAACTGGCTGATAGTCGCGCCGCGTCTGCGCCAATTTACGGCGAACGCCAATGACTCGCTAACGCTCCCCGAATTTTTTGAAAACCGCTTTAACGACAAATCCCACATACTGCGCTTTATTTCAGCAATCACTATTCTGTTATTTTTCACTTTCTACGTATCCTCAGGCTTAGTTGGTGGCGCAATTTTATTTGAGAAAGTGTTTGGACTTGAGTACACCCATGCGTTAATTATTGGCGCACTAGTGATTGTTACTTACACCTTTTTAGGCGGCTTCTTAGCGGTCAGTTGGACCGACTTTTTTCAAGGTTGCTTGATGCTAATTGCACTTATATTTTTGCCCATCGCCGCGATCAGCACCTTAGGCGGGCTAGAGCAAACAGCCACCAGCCTTGAAGCTATTAACCCAGATTACGATAACCTGTTTAAAAACTTTACCTGGCTAGGATTTATTTCCTTAATGGCCTGGGGACTGGGCTATTTTGGTCAGCCACACATATTAAGCCGCTTTATGGCGATTCGCTCTACTCGCGACATTCCCACCTCACGTAATATCGCTATGATCTGGATGGTGATCTCGCTTATCGGCGCCTTAGCCGTTGGTCTAGTTGGCCTAGCATATTTTGCCGAACAACCATTAACGAACCCTGAAACGGTATTCTTACAATTAGCATCAGCTATTCTAAACCCTTGGGTTGCAGGCTTACTCATCGCGGCAATTTTATCGGCGATTATGAGCACAATCGATTCACAGCTGCTCGTATGTTCCAGCGTGATCGTTGAAGATTTTTATAAACACATTGGTAAACGCAATGCGAGCGAGCGTGAATTGGTATGGTTATCACGTCTGTCATTAGCCGCAATCGCCATCGTCTCAACCTTAATTGCGACAAATCCAGAAAGCAGCGTGCTTGATTTAGTGAGTTATGCATGGGCGGGCTTTGGCGCAGCATTTGGGCCAACGGTAATTTTAGCGCTATTTTGGCCAAAATTTAATAAGTTTGGTGCCATCGCAGCGATTGTTTCAGGTGCGATAACCGTTGTTGCTTGGAAACAAGCTAGCGGCGGCATTTTTGACTTATATGAAATTGTCCCTGGCTTTATTATCGCTTTTGTCGCTGGCTATTTAGTCAGCCGATTTGTAGATGCTAGCAATACCGAGCCAGAGCAAATTTTTAATCGTTTACAACAAACCGACGAGCTTGGCTAG
- a CDS encoding DUF3379 family protein, whose protein sequence is MDDLQFRRHLYAAPNSQDPEFLAAKQADESRAQFAQEIEELDSKIASALKVPVPEDLCNKLILRQAMASHQQQKRKNRIHLALAASVAFAVGLTVNMLQFSSAYDNLGDYAMAHVYYEQDHFSNDMSADITLASLNSKMSTFDGNFTEMLGQLIAADYCRFDGIKSLHLVFQGESEPVNVFIVPERSEVAFAEAFSDKKLNGKSFKHGKNQVVIVGDKAEPLQQWKKNLSKNIQWST, encoded by the coding sequence GTGGATGATTTGCAGTTTAGGCGACATTTGTATGCTGCACCCAATAGCCAAGATCCCGAATTTTTAGCAGCTAAGCAAGCGGATGAATCACGCGCGCAGTTTGCTCAAGAGATTGAAGAATTAGACAGTAAAATTGCCAGCGCATTAAAAGTGCCTGTGCCTGAAGATTTATGCAATAAGCTGATATTGCGTCAAGCTATGGCAAGCCACCAGCAGCAAAAACGTAAAAACCGTATTCACTTAGCTCTTGCGGCCTCAGTTGCATTTGCTGTTGGGTTAACGGTGAACATGCTGCAGTTTTCTAGCGCTTACGACAACTTAGGCGACTATGCCATGGCGCATGTTTACTACGAGCAAGATCATTTTAGCAATGATATGTCTGCCGATATAACTTTGGCCTCGTTAAACTCTAAAATGTCAACGTTCGATGGCAATTTCACAGAAATGCTAGGTCAGTTAATTGCTGCTGACTACTGCCGCTTTGATGGCATTAAAAGTTTACACTTAGTGTTTCAAGGTGAATCAGAGCCAGTAAACGTTTTCATTGTACCTGAGCGCAGTGAAGTCGCTTTTGCGGAAGCTTTTAGTGATAAAAAGCTCAATGGTAAATCGTTTAAGCACGGTAAAAACCAAGTGGTTATCGTGGGTGACAAAGCCGAGCCACTGCAACAATGGAAAAAGAATCTTAGCAAGAACATTCAGTGGTCTACCTAA
- a CDS encoding sigma-70 family RNA polymerase sigma factor, translating into MIKKIRNNLTDAKVSSSMSTKQVRYEALVKALHTDLFRYAYWLTHDKQVAEDLVQETFLRAWRALDSLKDEKAAKSWLITILRRENARRFERKRFDMGEYEEASITDHLSTSTEQEIENHWLRERIAKMPEEYREPLVLQVIGGFSGEDIAEMLGLNKNTVMTRLFRARNQLKDALDKEPLKRGNYSG; encoded by the coding sequence ATGATAAAAAAAATTCGAAATAATTTAACCGATGCTAAGGTCTCATCCAGCATGAGTACAAAACAAGTTAGATACGAAGCCTTAGTTAAAGCGTTACACACAGATTTATTCCGTTATGCGTATTGGTTAACTCATGACAAACAAGTAGCGGAAGATTTAGTGCAAGAAACCTTTTTAAGAGCTTGGCGTGCCCTAGACTCGTTGAAAGACGAAAAAGCCGCTAAGTCGTGGTTGATCACTATTCTACGTCGTGAGAATGCGCGTCGTTTTGAGCGTAAACGTTTCGACATGGGCGAATATGAAGAAGCATCGATTACCGATCATCTCTCAACGAGTACTGAGCAAGAAATTGAAAACCATTGGCTGCGCGAGCGCATCGCAAAAATGCCTGAAGAATACCGCGAGCCACTAGTGCTTCAGGTAATTGGTGGTTTTAGTGGCGAAGATATCGCTGAAATGCTTGGTCTTAACAAAAACACCGTCATGACACGGTTGTTTCGAGCGCGTAATCAACTTAAAGATGCTTTAGATAAAGAACCATTGAAAAGAGGTAACTACAGTGGATGA
- a CDS encoding BatD family protein has translation MLWLAALLMLGLSFSPASQALTKVTASVDKNPVTVKESVVLTVVADDDVDANALDTSPLLADFIVGRTSVSSQTSMVNFNTTRTTTWQTVLIPRRMGNITIPTLSIEDQYTTPITLTVLDANDPAASQQRDVFITAQVSNTEVYVQQMLTLTVNIHIGAELKRGSLTEPELEGATIVQVGKDKESDTRVNGKRYRVITRTFSVTPQQSGDFVLRSPMFSGEIMMQSSRRSNFLSFGESKAISVLGDELPIKVKPMPASFIGHWLPSELLTLHEEWQSEGTGTNYTVGEPITRTITLTAVGVSEEQLPDIELTASSGIKIYPDQQTTHANATNGRHVSQAVSNFAIVVSQPGEYTLPEVEVPWFNTITNRVETATLPAKTIQVVAGEQTISPAVASTSPIASNNFSPASGKSVTVYQTHWLQWLFLGLWVATSLAWLITELVRRSRSNRQDKSPQATPSTVSNAQLALIAACKQQDGHKAISLLVPWFNQVNKSDNQATKIETIAELKQISQDTELQMAIDELQRYCFAANTPAGQLNWSSKALVAAVNRISNQQQSKSASPLPSLNP, from the coding sequence ATGTTATGGCTAGCAGCCTTGCTAATGCTAGGGCTAAGTTTTTCACCAGCAAGCCAAGCGCTAACGAAAGTCACCGCCAGTGTCGATAAAAACCCAGTCACGGTTAAGGAGTCTGTGGTACTGACCGTTGTCGCTGATGATGATGTTGACGCTAATGCACTTGATACTTCGCCACTACTTGCCGATTTTATCGTTGGTCGCACATCGGTTAGCTCACAAACTAGCATGGTGAATTTTAACACCACACGTACGACCACTTGGCAAACCGTGCTTATCCCTCGTCGGATGGGAAATATCACCATTCCTACCCTATCGATAGAAGACCAATACACGACTCCAATCACACTGACAGTGCTTGATGCCAATGACCCTGCAGCGAGCCAGCAGCGAGACGTATTTATTACCGCACAAGTTTCAAATACCGAAGTTTATGTGCAACAAATGCTGACGCTGACCGTCAATATTCATATTGGCGCTGAACTTAAACGCGGCAGTTTAACCGAGCCAGAGCTTGAAGGGGCAACCATTGTTCAAGTGGGCAAAGACAAGGAATCAGATACCCGCGTTAATGGTAAACGTTATCGCGTAATTACCCGTACTTTTTCAGTCACGCCACAGCAAAGTGGTGATTTTGTGCTGCGCTCGCCAATGTTTAGTGGCGAAATTATGATGCAATCTAGTCGCCGCTCTAACTTCCTAAGCTTTGGCGAAAGCAAGGCCATCAGCGTGTTAGGTGATGAGTTGCCAATCAAAGTAAAACCTATGCCGGCAAGCTTTATTGGCCATTGGTTACCGAGTGAATTACTAACTTTGCACGAAGAATGGCAATCAGAAGGGACTGGTACAAACTATACAGTGGGTGAACCTATCACCCGCACCATTACATTAACCGCAGTGGGTGTTAGCGAAGAACAGCTACCAGATATTGAGCTAACTGCGTCAAGCGGTATTAAAATCTATCCAGATCAACAAACGACACATGCAAATGCCACCAATGGCCGCCATGTTAGCCAAGCGGTGAGCAATTTTGCCATTGTCGTTAGTCAGCCTGGTGAATACACCTTGCCAGAGGTGGAAGTGCCTTGGTTTAACACCATCACTAATCGCGTCGAAACGGCGACATTGCCAGCTAAAACGATTCAAGTAGTCGCAGGTGAACAAACTATTAGCCCCGCTGTTGCCTCAACAAGCCCTATCGCTAGCAATAATTTTTCACCTGCTTCAGGTAAAAGCGTAACGGTTTATCAAACGCATTGGTTGCAATGGTTATTTTTAGGTTTATGGGTGGCGACGAGCCTAGCTTGGCTTATCACAGAATTAGTGCGCCGCAGTCGAAGTAACCGTCAAGACAAGTCACCTCAGGCGACACCAAGCACCGTTAGCAATGCACAGCTTGCCTTGATTGCGGCTTGTAAGCAGCAAGATGGCCACAAGGCAATTAGTTTGTTGGTGCCATGGTTCAATCAAGTAAACAAAAGCGACAACCAAGCTACCAAGATTGAAACCATCGCAGAGTTAAAACAGATTAGCCAAGACACTGAACTGCAGATGGCGATTGATGAATTACAACGTTATTGTTTTGCTGCAAATACGCCAGCAGGCCAATTAAATTGGTCGAGTAAAGCGCTCGTTGCTGCCGTCAATCGAATCAGTAATCAGCAACAGAGTAAATCAGCTAGCCCCCTCCCCTCGCTAAATCCTTAA
- a CDS encoding vWA domain-containing protein, protein MSEFHFIRPLWLIALLALPLIIWLVKRLQVSHSGWSNILPPHLAVRMMEQGGPTKGLSVVPASLIFILATVALAGPTWQKLPQPVYQVERGSVIVMDMSYSMYATDLAPNRLTRARFKAVDLLDNLNEGDIGLVAYAGDAFVISPLTQDINNIKLLLPSLSPELMPALGSNPLAALDLAQQMLANAGHVEGDIYWFTDGIDQEDVKDLNDWSAQYPHTVNILGIGTRAGAPIKLPNGELMKDDRGAIVVPKLSDQFLYGVAGKSSGEYQTIRSDSYDIDALISNAKRVQDKDSTDSDELVESEQNLGDQWQEAGPYLLVVVLLLLLPYFRRGLLLGVLPALLLLTPSEQAMAIDWQSLWQTKDQQGQKAFNQQEFEQAANTFNDPMWKGSSLYKAGNYQAAAEAFGKLESAQGYYNQGNALAKMQQFDEAINAYEQALALSPEHSDAQANKALIEQLKSQQENQQQNQQNSDQNQDNQQSDPQKNQQENQQQNDQQGQGSQGDESQSQQEQQNDASQNDEQQGNDQQNSSQQNSQNDQQNSSDSSSQPPEQQGQDAAQNEQPQDSAVSDQQQEESTDNAQQQAQAATAGEQPIDQEQAQKHQQLLKKVTDDPYLLLRNKMQLEYQKRRQEGSNNGVKKKW, encoded by the coding sequence ATGTCAGAATTTCATTTTATTCGACCACTGTGGTTAATCGCCCTACTCGCACTACCGCTAATTATTTGGTTAGTCAAACGCTTGCAAGTGAGTCACAGCGGCTGGTCTAACATTTTACCGCCACATTTGGCAGTACGCATGATGGAGCAAGGTGGCCCAACCAAAGGTTTATCCGTTGTTCCCGCCAGCCTGATTTTTATATTAGCGACAGTCGCTTTGGCTGGTCCAACATGGCAAAAGTTGCCCCAGCCAGTTTATCAAGTTGAACGTGGCTCAGTGATTGTCATGGATATGTCCTATTCCATGTATGCCACTGACTTAGCGCCTAACCGCTTAACCAGAGCCCGTTTTAAGGCCGTTGATTTACTCGACAACCTGAACGAAGGAGACATAGGTTTAGTAGCTTATGCTGGTGATGCATTTGTTATTAGCCCGCTAACTCAAGATATCAATAACATTAAACTATTATTGCCATCGTTAAGCCCAGAGTTAATGCCAGCACTAGGTAGCAATCCGTTAGCTGCACTTGATCTTGCCCAGCAGATGCTAGCCAATGCGGGGCATGTTGAAGGGGATATTTATTGGTTTACCGACGGTATCGACCAAGAAGACGTTAAAGATTTAAATGATTGGTCAGCTCAATACCCGCATACGGTTAATATACTTGGCATTGGCACACGAGCAGGTGCCCCCATCAAATTACCAAACGGTGAACTGATGAAAGATGATCGCGGTGCTATTGTCGTGCCGAAATTATCAGATCAATTCTTATATGGCGTTGCCGGTAAAAGTAGCGGCGAGTACCAAACGATTCGCAGCGACAGCTATGATATTGACGCTTTAATTAGCAATGCTAAACGAGTGCAGGATAAAGACAGTACTGATAGCGATGAACTGGTCGAAAGCGAGCAAAACTTAGGCGATCAGTGGCAAGAAGCAGGTCCTTACTTACTGGTTGTTGTACTTCTTTTACTGCTGCCTTATTTTCGCCGTGGCTTACTCTTGGGCGTGTTACCCGCATTACTATTATTAACGCCAAGCGAGCAAGCAATGGCGATTGACTGGCAAAGCTTATGGCAAACTAAAGATCAACAAGGACAAAAAGCGTTCAACCAGCAGGAATTTGAGCAGGCTGCTAACACTTTTAACGACCCAATGTGGAAAGGTTCTTCACTGTATAAAGCGGGCAATTATCAGGCTGCTGCTGAGGCATTTGGTAAATTGGAATCCGCGCAAGGGTACTACAATCAAGGTAATGCGTTAGCCAAAATGCAACAGTTTGACGAAGCCATTAACGCTTATGAGCAAGCGTTAGCACTATCACCGGAGCATAGCGATGCTCAGGCTAATAAAGCCTTAATTGAGCAGCTGAAGAGTCAGCAAGAAAACCAGCAGCAAAATCAACAAAACTCAGATCAGAATCAGGACAACCAACAAAGCGATCCGCAAAAAAATCAGCAAGAAAATCAGCAACAAAACGATCAGCAAGGCCAAGGCTCACAAGGTGACGAATCGCAAAGTCAGCAAGAGCAGCAAAATGATGCGAGCCAAAATGATGAGCAACAGGGCAATGACCAACAAAATTCGAGTCAGCAAAATAGCCAAAATGACCAGCAAAACAGCTCAGATAGCAGCTCTCAGCCACCAGAGCAGCAAGGGCAAGACGCTGCACAAAATGAACAGCCGCAAGATAGCGCTGTAAGTGATCAGCAACAGGAAGAGTCAACAGATAATGCGCAGCAGCAGGCTCAAGCCGCAACAGCAGGTGAACAGCCGATTGATCAAGAGCAAGCACAAAAGCATCAGCAATTACTGAAAAAAGTGACCGACGATCCTTATTTACTACTGCGTAATAAAATGCAGCTGGAATACCAAAAAAGACGCCAAGAAGGTTCAAACAACGGAGTTAAGAAAAAGTGGTAA
- a CDS encoding vWA domain-containing protein: MISFAWPYLLLALPLPLLVYFLPAKRQAQVAALKVPALVTGLDAGARADTNKKLPIFVLSLVWLLLVLAASRPQWLGEPIDIPTEGREMMIAVDLSGSMRVEDMELGGSTVNRLQMLKVLLGDFIERRVGDRLGLILFGDDAYMQTPMTFDRETVGQMLDETVLGLVGQKTAIGDAIGLAVKRFEQKEESNRVLLLLTDGQNTAGRITPEQALELAVAKGITIYTIGIGADVMLQRSLFGMRQVNPSSELDEKTLTELAEQTGGRYFRARDSESMAQIYQLLDQLEPVEQDQQQMRPLTALFFWPLALALIIALLHLVWLNLPTGRLSRDSGA, translated from the coding sequence ATGATTAGTTTTGCTTGGCCTTACTTATTATTGGCGCTGCCACTGCCACTGTTGGTGTATTTTTTACCGGCAAAGCGCCAAGCACAAGTTGCAGCCTTAAAAGTCCCAGCACTTGTCACAGGGTTAGATGCGGGTGCACGAGCGGATACCAATAAAAAACTTCCGATATTCGTATTGTCTTTGGTTTGGCTGTTATTAGTTCTTGCCGCCAGCCGCCCCCAATGGTTAGGTGAGCCCATTGATATTCCAACCGAAGGCCGTGAAATGATGATTGCCGTTGATTTATCCGGCAGTATGCGCGTTGAAGATATGGAGCTAGGCGGCAGTACCGTGAACCGCCTACAAATGCTTAAAGTACTACTTGGCGATTTTATTGAGCGCCGCGTTGGCGATCGCCTTGGGCTAATTTTGTTTGGTGACGACGCTTATATGCAAACTCCGATGACCTTTGATCGCGAAACCGTTGGGCAAATGCTCGATGAAACAGTACTTGGTTTAGTTGGCCAAAAAACCGCGATAGGCGACGCGATTGGCCTTGCGGTAAAACGCTTTGAGCAAAAAGAAGAGTCAAACCGTGTGTTGCTTTTACTCACCGATGGTCAAAATACCGCAGGAAGAATTACCCCAGAGCAAGCATTGGAACTAGCCGTTGCCAAAGGCATTACCATTTACACTATCGGTATTGGCGCAGATGTTATGCTGCAACGCTCGCTTTTTGGCATGCGCCAAGTTAACCCGTCCAGTGAGCTAGACGAGAAAACCTTAACTGAACTTGCTGAGCAAACGGGTGGTCGTTATTTTCGTGCTCGTGACAGCGAATCAATGGCGCAGATATATCAATTGCTCGATCAGCTAGAGCCTGTTGAGCAAGATCAACAACAAATGCGCCCGCTGACCGCCCTGTTTTTCTGGCCACTTGCGTTAGCTCTGATTATCGCGTTACTGCATTTAGTGTGGCTTAACCTGCCTACTGGCCGCTTATCTAGAGATTCGGGAGCCTAG
- a CDS encoding DUF4381 domain-containing protein, giving the protein MDPLAQLKDIHLPEQVTNLPIAPGWWLLLVLIIGCIVWAVLAFIRYRKERKTKRQILTALSSSTTLESSNQLLKLALISYFPRQETASLFGRELRAFLVAALPLKKQASFEQLMPQDLSDIYQANTQLSLVKFNQAIRFWLTHALPAKKHALAAAPNKNRDDKNRDNKNTANESNVKQTMKTTTRGQDD; this is encoded by the coding sequence ATGGATCCGTTAGCGCAACTTAAAGATATTCACCTGCCTGAGCAAGTGACTAACTTGCCGATTGCGCCCGGTTGGTGGCTGCTATTGGTGCTTATTATTGGCTGCATTGTGTGGGCCGTGCTAGCGTTTATTCGCTATCGTAAAGAGCGTAAAACAAAGCGACAAATCCTAACGGCGCTATCAAGCTCAACAACATTAGAAAGCAGCAATCAATTGCTAAAATTAGCGCTGATTAGTTACTTTCCACGGCAAGAAACAGCCAGCTTATTTGGCCGTGAGTTAAGAGCCTTCTTAGTTGCCGCGCTGCCGTTGAAAAAACAAGCAAGCTTTGAACAACTGATGCCACAAGACCTTAGCGATATTTATCAAGCCAATACGCAGTTAAGCCTAGTTAAATTTAACCAAGCAATACGCTTTTGGTTAACTCATGCACTACCTGCAAAAAAACATGCTTTAGCTGCCGCCCCTAACAAAAATAGAGATGACAAAAACAGAGATAACAAAAACACAGCTAACGAAAGCAACGTGAAACAAACGATGAAAACAACTACTCGAGGTCAAGATGATTAG
- a CDS encoding DUF58 domain-containing protein: MKWFSRAADTSKFAAITQTLNELQSDGLTLSIEELLRYQSKTRLIDIKASRNQQSRMSGNYLSRSKGRGMEFDEVRHYQHGDDIRAIDWRVTARTGKTHTKLYREEIERPVLVATDLSTSMLFGSQLLCKSVQAAHIAALVAWHAKARGDRLGGMVFNETTHQECKPRSRKQGVLHYLHHLETMHAASFANQQALAAQDFVSAFADNCQRLRQLAKPGSLVYLITDGHAIGSESVRHLSQLSRHCELIVCLITDPLEVALPSSAQRLNVAMTDGEQRQQVTLGDLHAAQTYQTKVDSLMAARKQLFRQAGARLLTLSAGESLEQQLIDGAHQWIR, translated from the coding sequence ATGAAGTGGTTTAGTCGCGCCGCCGACACAAGCAAGTTTGCCGCAATAACGCAAACCTTAAACGAGTTACAAAGCGATGGCCTGACGCTCAGTATTGAAGAGCTCTTGCGCTATCAAAGTAAAACCCGCTTGATTGATATAAAAGCATCGCGCAATCAGCAATCACGTATGTCTGGCAATTACTTATCGCGCAGTAAAGGCCGTGGTATGGAATTTGACGAAGTGCGTCATTACCAGCACGGTGATGATATTCGGGCGATTGACTGGCGTGTAACCGCACGTACCGGAAAAACGCATACCAAGCTTTATCGTGAAGAAATTGAGCGCCCTGTGCTGGTTGCAACCGATTTGAGCACCAGCATGTTATTTGGTAGCCAGTTGTTGTGTAAGTCAGTACAAGCGGCCCATATTGCCGCCCTTGTTGCATGGCACGCAAAAGCACGAGGCGACCGATTAGGTGGCATGGTATTTAACGAAACCACCCACCAAGAATGCAAACCTCGCTCGCGCAAGCAAGGGGTATTACATTATTTGCATCACTTAGAAACGATGCATGCCGCCAGTTTTGCTAATCAGCAAGCCCTAGCGGCTCAAGATTTTGTTAGCGCATTTGCCGATAACTGTCAGCGCCTAAGACAACTAGCTAAGCCCGGAAGCTTAGTGTATTTAATTACCGACGGGCATGCGATTGGCAGCGAAAGTGTTCGCCATTTATCGCAATTAAGTCGCCACTGCGAGCTGATTGTTTGCTTGATCACTGATCCATTAGAAGTGGCGCTGCCAAGTTCTGCTCAGCGCCTCAACGTGGCAATGACAGACGGTGAGCAACGTCAACAGGTAACCTTGGGCGATCTGCACGCCGCGCAAACTTATCAAACCAAAGTTGACAGCTTAATGGCAGCGCGTAAACAGCTGTTTCGCCAAGCAGGTGCAAGGTTGCTGACCTTATCTGCGGGGGAGTCACTCGAACAACAACTGATAGACGGAGCACACCAATGGATCCGTTAG
- a CDS encoding AAA family ATPase, protein MTIEHFSTLKEHLSQQIIGQQDMVENLLIALLANGHLIVEGPPGLAKTRAVNALADGLEADFHRVQFTPDLLPADLTGTDIYRPEDGTFVFQSGPLFRNLVLADEINRAPAKVQSALLEAMAEGQITVGRKTYQLPELFLVMATQNPLEQEGTYPLPEAQLDRFLMHLDVSYPDAASELEILKLNRGEALKTESKPLRTLSQEEIFAAREEVLKIHMAPAVEQYIVDLIIATRQPEKYDDKLKQWLAFGASPRATIALDRCARARAWLHNRDFVSPEDVQAVVHNVLRHRLLLTYQAEAEGVTTNQVISHLLSLVAIA, encoded by the coding sequence ATGACTATCGAGCATTTTTCAACTCTTAAAGAGCACTTATCTCAACAAATTATTGGCCAGCAAGATATGGTCGAAAACCTGTTAATCGCCCTACTCGCTAACGGTCATTTAATTGTTGAAGGCCCACCAGGACTTGCCAAAACTCGCGCCGTAAATGCGTTAGCGGATGGCTTAGAGGCAGATTTTCATCGCGTTCAGTTTACCCCTGATCTCTTGCCTGCTGATTTAACTGGTACCGATATTTACCGCCCAGAAGATGGCACCTTTGTGTTCCAGTCTGGTCCATTATTTAGAAACCTAGTTTTAGCCGACGAAATCAACCGTGCCCCAGCGAAAGTGCAATCAGCACTGCTTGAAGCCATGGCTGAAGGGCAAATTACCGTCGGTCGTAAAACTTATCAATTACCCGAGCTGTTTTTGGTGATGGCAACCCAAAACCCGCTAGAGCAAGAAGGTACTTACCCACTGCCCGAAGCCCAGCTTGATCGCTTTTTAATGCACCTTGATGTCAGCTACCCAGACGCTGCCAGTGAGCTAGAAATCTTAAAGCTCAATCGTGGCGAAGCATTAAAAACTGAAAGCAAGCCACTGCGTACATTATCGCAAGAAGAAATTTTTGCCGCCCGTGAAGAAGTCTTAAAAATTCATATGGCACCTGCGGTTGAGCAATATATTGTCGATTTGATTATTGCCACTCGCCAGCCGGAAAAATATGACGACAAGTTAAAACAATGGTTAGCCTTTGGCGCCAGCCCACGTGCCACGATTGCCCTAGATCGCTGTGCCCGTGCCCGTGCCTGGTTACATAATCGCGACTTTGTCAGCCCAGAAGATGTTCAGGCCGTTGTTCATAACGTACTAAGACACAGATTACTGCTAACTTACCAAGCCGAAGCCGAAGGCGTGACCACGAACCAAGTGATCAGCCACTTATTATCTTTGGTGGCAATCGCTTAG